The Candidatus Scalindua japonica genome includes a region encoding these proteins:
- a CDS encoding class I SAM-dependent methyltransferase produces MIKHRLPFSIRNILIFLALLLSLFSTYISAQERLPGELFPPDKIFLLEEPRDWQDIEAIMGRLHIEEGNIVADIGAGSGYFTIPLASRVGDKGLVFAEDIQIEMINYLSRKVEALDLKNVRVVFGQVEDPSLLDNFFDLIFLANTYHELEKPFLILENIKKDLRYYGRFAIIDWDPAKKSPFGPSIEVKVPEYTVIKELEMTGFELVEKHNFMPYHYFLIFKKKHN; encoded by the coding sequence ATGATAAAACATAGATTGCCATTTTCAATTCGAAATATATTAATTTTTCTGGCTCTTTTACTGTCTCTGTTTTCCACATATATTTCAGCACAAGAAAGGCTTCCCGGAGAGCTTTTTCCTCCTGACAAGATTTTCTTACTTGAAGAACCCAGGGATTGGCAGGATATAGAAGCAATCATGGGAAGATTGCATATTGAAGAAGGCAATATTGTTGCTGACATCGGCGCAGGTTCCGGTTATTTCACTATACCATTAGCATCAAGGGTAGGGGACAAGGGTCTGGTTTTTGCCGAAGATATTCAAATAGAGATGATTAATTACCTCTCCAGGAAAGTTGAGGCACTCGATCTGAAGAATGTTAGAGTTGTATTTGGACAAGTAGAAGACCCTTCACTTCTGGATAATTTTTTTGATCTAATCTTCCTTGCAAATACATATCACGAACTGGAAAAGCCTTTCTTAATATTAGAAAATATAAAGAAAGATTTACGGTATTATGGTAGATTCGCAATCATTGATTGGGACCCTGCGAAGAAATCTCCTTTTGGCCCTTCGATAGAAGTAAAAGTGCCGGAATACACCGTAATCAAAGAGTTAGAAATGACCGGTTTTGAATTAGTTGAAAAACATAACTTCATGCCATATCACTATTTTTTAATATTCAAAAAAAAGCATAACTAA
- a CDS encoding IS630 family transposase produces the protein MENIDARKLSTETQQQIRNQSIRLRKSGKTYREISEITSIHLNTIARWCKAYQRKGAKAIQIKRRGRRVGNCRTLTPEREREIQKIIYEKCPDQLKFSFALWTRKAVQQLIKQLCCFDMPVRTVGEYLKRWGFTPQKPLRRAYKQNSKAVNEWLDKEYPAIAQKAKKEKAEIHWGDETGLCNDSYHGRSYAPRGQTPAIRLHPRCKRVNLISTVTNQGKVRFMVYKDKMNSSTLIKFMKRLIKDSTRKIFLVLDNLKVHHSHIVRNWRQKHKEQIEVFFLPSYSPELNPDEYLNCDLKAGVHSKTPARTKEQLKNKAISHLRKLQKSPGRVRKYFKHPKIAYAA, from the coding sequence ATGGAAAATATCGATGCACGAAAACTTTCAACAGAAACCCAGCAACAAATACGTAACCAATCAATTCGACTCAGAAAGTCTGGAAAAACCTACAGAGAAATATCAGAGATTACCAGTATTCATCTAAATACTATTGCCAGATGGTGTAAAGCTTATCAGCGTAAAGGTGCTAAAGCTATTCAAATTAAGAGAAGGGGTAGACGAGTGGGTAACTGCCGAACATTGACCCCGGAGCGAGAAAGAGAAATCCAGAAAATTATTTATGAGAAGTGTCCTGATCAGCTTAAATTTTCTTTTGCATTGTGGACTCGTAAAGCAGTTCAGCAGTTAATCAAACAACTCTGTTGCTTTGATATGCCGGTACGAACTGTAGGTGAATATTTAAAACGATGGGGTTTTACGCCTCAAAAGCCATTACGCAGAGCTTACAAGCAGAATTCTAAAGCCGTTAATGAATGGCTGGATAAAGAGTATCCTGCAATTGCACAAAAAGCTAAAAAAGAAAAAGCAGAAATCCACTGGGGAGATGAAACGGGACTTTGTAATGACAGTTATCACGGCAGAAGCTATGCACCACGAGGGCAAACACCCGCGATTCGTCTTCACCCCAGGTGCAAACGGGTGAATTTGATTTCTACAGTTACGAATCAAGGCAAGGTAAGATTTATGGTATATAAGGATAAAATGAATTCTAGTACTCTTATAAAATTTATGAAACGCCTTATCAAAGATTCAACAAGAAAGATATTTCTGGTTCTTGATAATTTAAAGGTTCATCATAGTCACATTGTAAGGAATTGGCGACAAAAGCATAAAGAGCAAATAGAGGTTTTCTTTTTACCCTCTTACTCCCCGGAGTTAAATCCAGATGAGTATTTAAATTGTGATTTAAAAGCAGGTGTACATTCCAAAACGCCTGCAAGAACAAAAGAGCAACTCAAGAATAAGGCAATATCTCATCTGAGAAAACTTCAAAAGTCTCCGGGCAGAGTAAGGAAATACTTTAAACATCCAAAAATTGCGTATGCTGCATAG
- a CDS encoding DEAD/DEAH box helicase, with protein sequence MEKLEKFKNLGLSDQTLKALKKKGFEEPTPIQEKSIPILLKGECDLIGQAQTGTGKTAAFGLPIIEQIKEKSKHTQVLILAPTRELAIQISDELNSLKGSRKLHIVPIYGGQSIDLQLRSLKKRVDIVVGTPGRVIDHIKRKSMNLQGVSHLVLDEADEMLNMGFLEDVEIIMNATNKEKITMLFSATMPKEILRIAKKYMKGYEFVAIKKEQLTANLTDQIYFEVSTGDKFDALCRIIDIEHDFYGLIFCRTKVDVDKIGRRLVERGYDADALHGDISQYQRETILNKFKRKRTNILVATDVAARGIDINDLTHVINFSLPQDPEYYVHRIGRTGRAGKEGTAITFVTPEEYRKLLFIKKITKADIRKEKIPNVKDIIDSKKKRIKTQLKNIIKGDKHGEYINMAQELLDEQDPETIIAALLKHSYQDELSGKSYSEIKDISVDKAGTARLFVALGKSDAITRSKLLKLLEQKANIEEGKIDDVKIFDNFSFITVPFEDAEIILHVFKKEGKGKRPIVVRAKKKKSRK encoded by the coding sequence ATGGAGAAATTAGAAAAGTTTAAGAATCTGGGATTATCTGATCAAACATTAAAGGCACTGAAGAAGAAGGGGTTTGAAGAACCCACTCCAATTCAGGAAAAATCAATACCTATCCTGCTTAAGGGAGAATGTGATTTGATTGGTCAGGCACAAACCGGCACGGGAAAAACAGCCGCATTCGGACTTCCCATTATTGAACAGATAAAAGAAAAGTCAAAGCATACTCAGGTTCTTATTCTTGCACCAACAAGGGAGTTGGCAATTCAGATTTCTGACGAATTAAACTCATTAAAAGGGAGTAGAAAATTACATATAGTGCCAATATATGGGGGGCAGTCCATAGACTTGCAGCTGAGAAGTTTGAAGAAAAGAGTTGATATAGTGGTAGGAACTCCGGGCCGCGTAATAGATCATATTAAAAGAAAGAGTATGAATCTCCAAGGAGTATCTCATTTGGTTCTGGATGAAGCGGATGAAATGTTGAATATGGGTTTCCTTGAAGACGTAGAGATAATAATGAATGCTACCAACAAGGAAAAAATAACAATGCTCTTTTCCGCTACAATGCCTAAGGAAATATTACGTATAGCTAAAAAATATATGAAGGGTTACGAATTTGTAGCAATTAAAAAAGAACAGTTAACTGCTAACCTGACTGACCAGATATATTTTGAAGTATCGACAGGGGACAAATTTGATGCTCTATGCCGGATCATAGATATTGAGCACGATTTCTACGGTCTGATATTCTGTAGAACCAAAGTTGATGTTGATAAAATAGGAAGGCGCCTGGTTGAGCGAGGATATGATGCTGACGCACTGCACGGTGACATATCTCAGTATCAGAGGGAAACAATATTGAATAAATTTAAAAGGAAAAGAACTAATATTCTGGTGGCTACAGACGTTGCCGCGAGAGGTATTGATATCAATGACCTTACACATGTAATTAATTTTTCCCTACCTCAGGATCCTGAATATTATGTCCACCGAATAGGAAGGACTGGAAGGGCGGGGAAAGAGGGTACCGCTATAACATTTGTTACACCGGAAGAGTACAGAAAACTTTTATTTATTAAAAAAATAACAAAAGCTGACATTAGAAAAGAAAAAATACCCAATGTTAAAGATATCATTGATTCTAAGAAAAAACGGATTAAAACACAGCTTAAAAATATTATTAAAGGCGATAAACACGGTGAATACATTAATATGGCACAGGAGCTTCTGGATGAACAGGATCCTGAAACCATTATAGCCGCCCTTCTTAAACATTCATATCAGGATGAACTGAGTGGAAAAAGTTACAGCGAAATCAAAGATATATCTGTTGATAAGGCTGGAACCGCAAGGCTATTTGTTGCGCTTGGTAAATCTGACGCAATAACACGTAGTAAATTGTTGAAATTATTGGAACAGAAGGCCAACATAGAAGAAGGCAAGATAGATGATGTTAAAATATTTGATAATTTCTCCTTTATCACAGTTCCTTTTGAAGATGCTGAAATAATTTTACATGTTTTTAAGAAAGAAGGTAAAGGGAAGAGACCGATCGTTGTAAGGGCCAAAAAGAAAAAGTCAAGAAAGTGA
- a CDS encoding DUF4139 domain-containing protein: MKVKLLIALFVVMSFFSTVKAENVEVAKSTIDDQIGVEVAVYNNNIGIIKDTRKIMLPSGEGELRFMGVASSIMPVTVHVESLNYPNDLSVVEQNYEYDLINADKLLDKYVGKKIKIIVRNEYQDRKEIVEAVLLSNNNGQIYKIDNEIFVGHPGIKVLPEIPENLIAKPTLTWLYDNTSTKEHHIEVSYLSNNISWKADYVVVLNKDDTSSNISGWVTLDNKSGATYNNARLKLIAGDVHRATQPSRRKAVRMDYSMESVQAAPQFQEKEFFEYHMYDLQRKTTIKDKQTKQVSLLEASEVKTQKEFIVEGSQGIFMRQYRGNNPKQPVNVYVKFVNSEGNNLGIPIPGGIMRLYKMDDEGSLLFIGEDRVEHTPKDEEVRLKIGKAFDIVAERVQTDYKQKSSRRHESEWEITLKNRKKEDVVVSILESLSGNWSVINSSHPYTKIDAFTIRFDVNVPKDEEVKVKYRLRVGL, encoded by the coding sequence GTGAAAGTTAAGCTACTTATAGCGTTATTTGTGGTAATGTCATTTTTCTCAACAGTAAAAGCAGAAAATGTAGAGGTCGCTAAAAGTACAATTGATGATCAGATAGGTGTGGAGGTTGCAGTATACAATAACAACATCGGGATCATTAAGGATACTCGTAAGATCATGTTACCTTCCGGTGAAGGTGAGTTAAGGTTTATGGGTGTCGCGTCTAGTATAATGCCTGTTACGGTCCATGTAGAATCATTGAACTATCCAAATGACTTATCTGTCGTTGAACAGAATTATGAATATGACTTAATAAATGCTGATAAACTTCTGGACAAATATGTAGGCAAAAAAATCAAAATTATAGTCCGGAACGAGTATCAGGATAGGAAAGAGATTGTAGAAGCAGTCTTACTGAGTAACAACAACGGTCAAATTTACAAAATTGATAATGAAATCTTTGTAGGACATCCAGGTATCAAAGTACTACCGGAAATACCTGAAAACCTTATTGCAAAGCCAACATTAACATGGCTTTATGACAACACTTCTACAAAAGAACACCATATTGAAGTCTCATATCTTTCTAATAATATAAGCTGGAAAGCGGACTATGTAGTTGTACTGAACAAGGATGATACCTCTTCGAATATATCAGGATGGGTTACGCTGGATAACAAAAGTGGTGCTACATATAATAATGCTCGACTGAAGTTGATTGCCGGTGATGTTCACAGAGCCACACAACCATCTAGAAGGAAAGCGGTCAGGATGGATTACTCGATGGAAAGTGTCCAGGCAGCGCCACAGTTTCAAGAAAAAGAATTTTTTGAATACCACATGTATGATTTACAGAGAAAGACGACCATCAAAGACAAACAGACGAAACAGGTCAGCTTGTTGGAGGCTTCAGAAGTAAAGACACAGAAAGAGTTCATAGTTGAAGGCTCGCAAGGAATTTTTATGAGACAATACCGGGGAAACAATCCGAAACAACCGGTAAACGTTTATGTCAAATTTGTTAATAGCGAAGGTAATAACCTTGGAATCCCAATCCCTGGGGGTATCATGCGGTTGTATAAGATGGACGATGAGGGGAGTTTACTGTTTATTGGTGAGGACAGGGTTGAACATACACCGAAAGATGAAGAGGTTCGTCTCAAAATAGGTAAAGCATTTGACATTGTAGCGGAACGAGTACAGACAGATTATAAACAGAAATCGTCTAGACGCCATGAATCAGAATGGGAAATCACACTTAAAAACCGTAAAAAAGAAGATGTCGTTGTGAGTATCCTGGAATCTCTGTCAGGAAACTGGTCGGTGATAAACAGCAGCCATCCGTATACTAAAATAGATGCTTTTACCATAAGGTTTGATGTTAATGTACCAAAAGATGAAGAGGTTAAGGTAAAATACAGATTGCGGGTGGGTTTGTAA
- a CDS encoding cobyric acid synthase: MAKAIMVQGTGSDVGKSILVCALCRIFRQNGMNVAPFKAQNMSNNSYVTADGREMGRAQAAQAEAAGILPEAEMNPVLLKPSGNNGSQIITMGRPLRHMTAHEYYENKELMLDIAKKAYESLSDKNDIIVIEGAGSPVEINIKDNDIVNMKIAEIADAPVILVADIERGGTFAWIVGTLELLNSNERERVVGIIINKFRGDMAILESGIKMLEERIKKPVLGVLPYFTDIDIDDEDSVSLDKRNKGQESSNLKISEAQIDIVVIRLPRISNFTDFDIFKREKDIRVRFIDKAQSIGNPDLIILPGTKNTISDLKFIKDNGIADAIIELEKKGTMVIGICGGYQMLGKVIRDPENAESKTSETGGLGLIDVSTLFKLQKNTYQVKARLYDNGPYILKNLNTEKELKGYEIHMGETELLNGTSPFLKIIERSDKEVCMNDGAVSNDGNIIGTYLHGIFDNVEFRFQLINHLRTNKDLSPISPEELSTDDKEKQYDKLADLVRKHIDMDLIYKIIKYYG; this comes from the coding sequence ATGGCAAAGGCCATCATGGTACAGGGTACGGGATCAGATGTTGGAAAAAGCATTCTAGTATGCGCATTATGTCGTATTTTTCGACAAAACGGCATGAATGTGGCGCCATTTAAGGCGCAGAATATGTCCAATAACTCATATGTGACGGCAGATGGAAGAGAAATGGGGAGGGCTCAGGCCGCACAGGCAGAGGCTGCGGGTATCCTTCCTGAAGCAGAGATGAACCCTGTCCTTCTAAAACCGTCAGGTAATAATGGCTCACAGATTATAACGATGGGCAGGCCGCTCAGGCATATGACTGCTCATGAGTATTATGAGAATAAAGAATTGATGCTGGATATTGCGAAGAAGGCATATGAATCATTAAGCGATAAAAACGATATTATTGTCATCGAAGGAGCCGGCAGCCCGGTTGAAATTAATATTAAGGATAATGATATAGTCAACATGAAGATTGCAGAGATTGCTGATGCGCCGGTAATACTTGTTGCAGATATTGAACGGGGAGGGACGTTTGCATGGATAGTGGGTACGCTGGAGTTGCTGAACAGCAATGAAAGAGAGAGGGTGGTTGGAATAATTATAAACAAATTCAGAGGTGACATGGCAATATTAGAATCCGGAATTAAGATGCTGGAAGAGAGGATTAAGAAACCAGTATTAGGAGTATTGCCATATTTTACAGATATAGATATTGATGATGAAGATTCAGTAAGCCTTGATAAAAGAAATAAAGGACAGGAATCATCGAACCTCAAAATATCAGAAGCTCAAATAGATATTGTTGTCATAAGACTACCGAGAATTTCAAATTTTACCGATTTTGATATATTTAAGAGAGAAAAAGATATACGTGTAAGGTTTATTGATAAAGCCCAGTCAATTGGTAATCCGGATTTAATTATCTTACCGGGTACCAAAAACACCATAAGTGACTTGAAATTTATTAAAGATAATGGTATCGCCGATGCGATTATTGAACTCGAAAAAAAAGGAACTATGGTTATCGGAATTTGCGGGGGTTATCAGATGCTTGGTAAAGTGATCCGGGACCCTGAAAATGCGGAATCAAAAACAAGTGAAACAGGAGGGCTTGGACTTATCGATGTAAGCACGTTATTTAAATTACAGAAGAATACATATCAGGTAAAAGCAAGACTTTATGATAATGGGCCGTATATCTTAAAAAACTTAAATACTGAAAAGGAATTAAAAGGTTATGAGATCCACATGGGGGAGACGGAGCTACTCAACGGCACATCACCGTTTTTAAAAATAATAGAAAGATCTGATAAGGAAGTGTGTATGAATGATGGGGCAGTCTCCAATGATGGAAACATAATTGGTACATACTTACACGGTATTTTCGACAATGTTGAGTTCCGGTTTCAGCTTATTAACCATCTAAGGACAAATAAAGACCTTTCTCCTATATCACCTGAGGAGCTGAGTACAGATGATAAGGAGAAGCAATACGATAAACTTGCTGATTTAGTTCGAAAACATATAGATATGGATTTGATTTACAAGATTATTAAATATTATGGATGA
- a CDS encoding radical SAM protein, which yields MSKKEHHIRVNEIFKSIQGESTYAGIPCVFVRLTGCNLRCSYCDTTYAYNKGIEMSLSDIIGTINSYECRNVCITGGEPLLQENINNLINLLYKDSFNIYIETNGSLNIDTLPEGVVRIVDIKCPDSRMEPEIDWKNIKRLRQKDEVKFIISSKSDYEWAKGITKKHKIADRTTVLFGFVYGKLKPKTLAGWILKDGLDVRLHLQLHKIIWPDKIRGV from the coding sequence ATGAGCAAAAAAGAGCATCACATACGGGTCAATGAAATATTTAAGAGTATTCAAGGTGAATCTACCTATGCCGGTATCCCATGTGTATTTGTCAGACTTACTGGTTGCAACTTACGGTGCTCGTACTGCGATACAACGTACGCCTATAATAAAGGAATTGAAATGTCACTTAGTGACATAATAGGTACTATTAATAGCTATGAGTGCAGAAATGTCTGTATCACAGGCGGAGAACCCTTATTACAGGAGAATATCAACAACCTGATAAATCTGTTGTATAAGGACAGTTTCAATATTTATATAGAAACTAACGGCAGCCTGAACATTGACACATTACCTGAAGGAGTCGTAAGGATCGTTGATATCAAGTGTCCTGACAGCAGAATGGAACCGGAAATAGACTGGAAAAATATTAAGAGACTTAGACAGAAAGATGAAGTAAAATTCATAATATCATCTAAGAGTGATTATGAATGGGCAAAGGGAATTACAAAGAAACACAAAATAGCAGATAGAACAACCGTGCTGTTCGGGTTTGTATATGGAAAACTTAAACCAAAAACCCTTGCCGGATGGATATTGAAAGATGGGTTAGATGTGCGCCTTCATCTTCAATTGCATAAGATTATCTGGCCGGATAAAATTAGAGGTGTATAA
- a CDS encoding hemerythrin domain-containing protein, whose translation MSALIEKFKKEHSEIVAILKDVKKLGIHSEEGRSKLMSAKEYLLEHLREENEELYPVLRKNTKHNKNLKKDLEIFAIEPEYVSRVVLEFFDKYSEGTINKDFQINFESLFTALNARIRNEEEALYQEYEEIMKKMGGVS comes from the coding sequence ATGTCAGCACTAATTGAAAAGTTCAAGAAAGAACATTCTGAGATCGTAGCCATTCTCAAAGATGTTAAAAAACTTGGCATTCATTCGGAAGAGGGAAGGTCTAAGCTCATGTCCGCAAAAGAGTATCTGCTTGAACATCTTAGAGAGGAAAACGAAGAGCTTTATCCTGTTCTCAGGAAAAATACAAAGCATAATAAGAACCTGAAGAAAGATTTAGAAATTTTTGCAATAGAGCCGGAGTATGTATCCAGAGTAGTGTTAGAATTTTTTGATAAATATTCTGAAGGAACGATTAATAAAGATTTTCAGATAAATTTTGAAAGCCTTTTTACTGCTCTTAATGCGAGAATAAGGAATGAAGAAGAAGCGCTGTATCAGGAATATGAAGAGATTATGAAAAAAATGGGAGGTGTATCGTGA
- the cbiB gene encoding adenosylcobinamide-phosphate synthase CbiB, translating into MDDYLPVQIGLAFLLDILLGDPRWFPHPVRMIGVCIEYTEMTLRKLVPSERVGGVFLTLIIVLGTYLVTYRILIFFYELRWSLGILASILIIFFSLSTRDLLKQTGNVLKALKAGKLENARKKLSRIVGRDTHNLNEQQVAAGCIETSAENSVDGIIAPLFYAFIGGPALAMAYKSINTLDSMVGYKNEKYLNFGWASAKLDDIANFIPARIAAIILPIASFICGADYSNSVKIVKRDGQKHPSPNSGIPEAAIAGALGIRLGGPYKYNETLSNKPFIGDPQKTVCIDDIRSTAKIVMVSAIISVTMGIAFLLIGGYLSISGNNFLQGIYESSSGRIFYKIPDF; encoded by the coding sequence ATGGATGATTATTTGCCGGTACAAATTGGCCTTGCCTTCCTTCTGGACATCCTCTTAGGTGACCCAAGGTGGTTTCCCCATCCTGTCAGGATGATAGGAGTGTGCATAGAATATACAGAGATGACACTGCGCAAGCTGGTGCCTTCAGAGCGTGTAGGGGGTGTATTTCTTACTCTCATTATTGTTCTGGGTACGTATCTGGTTACTTACCGGATCTTAATCTTTTTTTATGAATTAAGGTGGTCCCTCGGAATTCTTGCCAGCATTCTTATAATCTTCTTTTCATTGTCCACGCGTGATCTACTAAAGCAGACTGGTAATGTATTGAAAGCGCTCAAAGCCGGCAAACTGGAAAACGCACGCAAGAAACTTTCCAGAATTGTCGGGAGAGACACACACAACCTCAATGAGCAGCAGGTCGCTGCGGGATGCATTGAGACATCAGCGGAAAACAGTGTTGATGGTATAATTGCACCTCTGTTTTATGCCTTTATTGGTGGGCCCGCGCTGGCAATGGCATATAAATCAATTAACACTCTTGATTCCATGGTTGGATATAAGAACGAAAAATACCTTAATTTCGGCTGGGCATCGGCGAAACTTGACGATATTGCTAACTTTATTCCGGCAAGGATTGCTGCTATAATACTACCTATCGCTTCATTTATCTGCGGTGCTGATTATTCTAACTCAGTGAAAATAGTGAAGAGAGACGGTCAGAAACATCCAAGTCCAAATAGTGGAATCCCTGAAGCCGCTATCGCCGGCGCGTTAGGTATCAGGCTGGGTGGACCATATAAATACAATGAAACGCTATCAAACAAACCATTTATAGGAGATCCTCAGAAAACTGTTTGTATTGATGATATTCGCAGTACTGCAAAAATAGTTATGGTATCAGCAATAATTTCAGTTACCATGGGTATTGCATTTTTATTGATTGGCGGCTATCTTTCGATTAGTGGAAACAATTTTTTACAGGGAATCTATGAATCATCGTCAGGAAGAATATTTTATAAAATACCTGATTTCTAG
- the cbiE gene encoding precorrin-6y C5,15-methyltransferase (decarboxylating) subunit CbiE yields MAKKFINKITIVGCGPGSKKYLTGYALQQINSAEVLIGSRRLLSLFPDADLDTYVLNNNYKLLLTRIVSLSKRKRVVVLVSGDPGFFSYAKLIIDKIGIENCEVIPGISSVQLAFAKIGRTWNDACFISLQGRSGKLASVVKKIIENEKVAILTDNANSVKLIARKLIDSGLKSRKIYVCENLSLEKERIREFDVSSIMKIRVSDLTVIIILDES; encoded by the coding sequence TTGGCAAAAAAATTTATAAACAAGATTACTATTGTTGGTTGTGGTCCCGGTTCTAAAAAATATTTAACCGGTTATGCCTTGCAGCAGATCAACAGCGCTGAAGTATTAATTGGCAGCAGAAGGCTTTTGTCACTATTTCCTGACGCAGATCTAGATACATATGTGCTGAACAATAATTACAAATTACTTCTTACAAGAATTGTGTCATTAAGCAAAAGAAAAAGAGTTGTTGTTCTTGTAAGCGGTGATCCGGGATTTTTCAGTTATGCAAAACTGATAATTGATAAAATAGGTATTGAAAATTGCGAAGTAATTCCCGGTATAAGTTCTGTTCAGCTTGCATTTGCCAAAATAGGGAGGACCTGGAACGATGCATGTTTTATAAGTTTGCAGGGACGATCAGGAAAGCTTGCTTCAGTTGTAAAAAAAATCATAGAAAATGAAAAAGTTGCAATTTTAACTGATAATGCTAACAGTGTTAAGCTTATCGCCAGAAAATTAATAGATTCAGGTTTAAAAAGCAGGAAGATATATGTCTGCGAAAATCTTTCTTTAGAAAAAGAGAGAATTAGAGAATTTGATGTATCTTCAATAATGAAAATACGGGTCAGTGACTTAACGGTAATTATAATCCTTGATGAAAGCTGA
- the queC gene encoding 7-cyano-7-deazaguanine synthase QueC: MKSIDMSAKNLAVVLLSGGLDSCVTMAIAREEYNIALLHVGYAQRTQTREYNCFRSIARYYKIPETRTLALELDFLRKIGGSCLTDPNIPVDKDTIHEKIPTSYVPFRNTHLLSIAVSWAEVINANKVYIGAVQQDSPDYPDCRAEYYDAYNKLVEVGTKPSTNIKVITPLLNMSKTEIVKKGLELQAPLQLTWSCYERNDKACGHCQSCLLRLKAFEEAGVKDKIHYAL, translated from the coding sequence ATGAAATCCATAGATATGTCAGCAAAAAATCTTGCCGTAGTCCTTTTAAGCGGCGGCCTTGACAGTTGTGTGACCATGGCTATTGCCAGGGAGGAGTACAACATCGCCCTGCTTCATGTCGGTTATGCTCAACGGACGCAAACAAGAGAATATAACTGCTTCCGTTCTATCGCAAGATATTACAAAATACCTGAGACAAGAACCCTTGCACTTGAACTGGATTTCTTAAGGAAGATCGGAGGTTCATGCCTTACTGATCCCAACATACCTGTAGATAAAGATACTATACATGAAAAAATTCCCACTTCGTACGTACCTTTCAGGAATACTCACCTGCTATCAATAGCCGTTTCCTGGGCTGAAGTTATCAACGCAAATAAAGTATATATAGGCGCCGTTCAACAGGACAGCCCGGATTATCCTGATTGCAGGGCTGAGTACTATGATGCCTATAATAAATTAGTGGAAGTGGGCACAAAGCCATCAACTAACATAAAAGTGATTACCCCCCTGCTCAATATGAGCAAAACCGAGATAGTCAAAAAAGGACTTGAACTGCAAGCCCCCCTGCAGCTCACATGGTCATGTTACGAACGCAATGACAAGGCCTGCGGCCACTGCCAAAGCTGCCTCCTCCGCCTGAAGGCTTTTGAGGAAGCAGGGGTTAAAGACAAGATACATTATGCTTTGTAA